The following coding sequences are from one Eucalyptus grandis isolate ANBG69807.140 chromosome 11, ASM1654582v1, whole genome shotgun sequence window:
- the LOC104426794 gene encoding (-)-germacrene D synthase, giving the protein MSQVSATPCAPPNKGTGHVIERRSAGYHPSVWGDYFLKYDSPSNSVKFKFLGRVEGQIEELKGEVKKMLIDVVEKPLQKLHLIDQIQRLGIEYHFEREVDEQLEQIHKSYSRLDHEDFKVDDLHMVALIFRLLRQHGYNISSEVFDKFKDSKGNFRESLTSDVRGLLSLYEACHLRCHGDSILDEALPFATTHLESSNKSKVSTSLAKQVSHALKQPLRKGLPRLEASRYIPLYQEEPSHDEVLLTLAKLDFNLLQEQHQKELGKITRWWKNIDVPRKFPFARDRIVELFFWTTGIYFEPEFAMAREILTKVISLTSIMDDIYDVYGTVEELALLNEVIQKWDVDAMDGLPEYMQTYFKEFLQLYEYIGNQLAAKGRSYRLIYAKEVMKKLVRAYFQEAKWFHTNYIPTLEEYMPLQLITTGYGMLATTSLVGMGDVVTEHVLKWSVSDCKSVKATQTICRLMDDVSSHEFEQKRGHVVSAVELLMKYHGVSEQEAGEELLKGVIDAWKDTNEEFLRPTAVPMLVLTRMLNFSRVIDVLYSDGDNYTHSKTKLKDYVTLLFVNPLPM; this is encoded by the exons atgtCGCAGGTCTCAGCAACTCCATGCGCTCCTCCGAATAAAGGAACAGGCCATGTGATCGAACGTCGGTCGGCGGGTTATCACCCCAGCGTATGGGGGGATTACTTCCTTAAATATGATTCTCCCTCCAACTCAGTG AAGTTCAAATTCCTCGGAAGAGTGGAGGGACAAATTGAGGAACTGAAAGGAGAGGTGAAGAAGATGCTGATTGATGTCGTGGAGAAGCCCTTACAAAAGCTTCACTTGATTGATCAAATCCAACGCTTGGGAATTGAGTACCATTTTGAACGTGAAGTAGATGAGCAATTAGAACAAATCCACAAAAGTTACTCTCGACTTGATCATGAAGATTTTAAGGTAGATGACCTTCACATGGTCGCTCTCATCTTTAGATTGCTGCGACAACATGGTTACAATATTTCATCAG AGGTCTTTGACAAATTCAAAGATAGCAAAGGGAACTTCCGAGAGTCGCTCACAAGCGATGTGCGTGGATTGTTGAGCCTATATGAAGCTTGCCATTTAAGGTGTCATGGCGATTCAATCTTGGACGAAGCACTTCCTTTTGCTACAACTCACCTTGAATCGAGCAATAAAAGCAAAGTGAGCACTAGTCTTGCAAAACAAGTGAGTCATGCTCTAAAGCAGCCACTTCGCAAGGGATTGCCAAGGCTCGAGGCGAGCCGCTATATTCCACTCTACCAAGAAGAGCCTTCACATGATGAAGTTTTGCTTACCTTGGCCAAACTAGATTTCAACTTACTGCAAGAGCAACACCAGAAGGAACTTGGCAAGATTACTAG GTGGTGGAAGAATATAGATGTTCCAAGAAAGTTCCCATTCGCTAGAGACAGGATTGTGGAGTTGTTCTTCTGGACCACGGGAATATATTTCGAGCCGGAATTTGCCATGGCCAGAGAGATACTCACCAAAGTGATCTCCCTCACTTCCATTATGGACGATATCTACGATGTCTATGGCACAGTGGAAGAACTTGCACTCCTCAATGAAGTAATCCAAAA GTGGGATGTTGATGCCATGGATGGATTACCAGAGTATATGCAAACTTATTTCAAGGAGTTTCTCCAGCTCTATGAATATATTGGGAATCAATTGGCCGCAAAAGGAAGATCGTACCGCCTTATCTATGCAAAAGAAGTT ATGAAGAAGCTAGTAAGAGCATACTTTCAGGAAGCCAAATGGTTCCATACCAACTATATACCAACACTGGAAGAGTACATGCCACTTCAACTAATAACGACTGGCTATGGAATGTTAGCGACTACATCACTTGTAGGAATGGGCGATGTGGTCACAGAACATGTTCTTAAATGGTCGGTCAGTGATTGCAAGAGCGTGAAGGCTACACAAACCATATGTAGGCTCATGGATGATGTTTCCTCTCATGAG TTTGAGCAAAAGAGGGGGCATGTAGTATCTGCGGTGGAGTTGCTCATGAAATACCATGGCGTCTCGGAGCAAGAAGCCGGGGAGGAACTCCTAAAAGGAGTCATTGATGCATGGAAGGACACCAATGAAGAGTTTCTTCGTCCAACTGCAGTCCCAATGTTGGTTCTCACACGAATGCTCAATTTCTCGCGGGTGATAGATGTGTTATATAGTGATGGAGATAATTACACCCATTCTAAAACCAAGCTCAAAGATTATGTGACATTGCTCTTCGTCAATCCCTTGCCGATGTAA